ATCGCACGTAGTCGCCAAATGCCGTAAAGCAAAACGTAGAACGGAGCGCGCTTCATGATGTCTGTGTCGAATTGAATGTATTGTTCAAGTAGTCCTTCAAAGAAGTCATCTACCAACCTTGGCCGTCTCTCGCCTCTCCAAAAGCTGCGCAGCCCATCCGGCACGTGACTGTAGTCGAACATCTGGCGCAGCTTGGCCAGGTCTTCTAAGTAGTCCCCATCACCAAGTTCCCAATCGATCAAAAAAACTTCGCTTGGTGTGGCTATAATATTGCCCCACCACAAATCACCGTGCAGCATTGAAGGCTGAACGGCAAAATCTTTTTGATTAGCTATGAAATATGCCTTGGCTTTTTTTAGAGCTCGCTCGAGGTCCTCTGAAATCTCAGGCCTAATCCGCCTAACTATAGCCGTTGCCGGACCACTATATTCTTCAAACCGTTCAAGCAGCTTATTTGTATCGACTGTCCCAGGTTGCTTGTGACTGTGGACCTTTAGCAAGGCGTCGCCCAGTTGTTTTTGCACCTTCGAGGTCAAATCCGCCGAGCTCATTACATGCCCATCTGGTCGCTTGGTTAAGATTAGATCCAGATCGAGCCCACTCTTGGCTCGATCAATAATTGCGGCTGGTGGCTCTAGCCAAGTAAGCTTGGCCAGTGCAGTAGTCTCTTTAATAAAGTAGTCGTTATCAAAACAAACCTTCAAAACAA
Above is a genomic segment from Candidatus Saccharimonadales bacterium containing:
- a CDS encoding aminoglycoside phosphotransferase family protein yields the protein MAKLPQSVRREPSLDFSQANVIKRTLLPLLKQEFQDVSVKALGELGRGSHSVVYGLELDKQNFVLKVCFDNDYFIKETTALAKLTWLEPPAAIIDRAKSGLDLDLILTKRPDGHVMSSADLTSKVQKQLGDALLKVHSHKQPGTVDTNKLLERFEEYSGPATAIVRRIRPEISEDLERALKKAKAYFIANQKDFAVQPSMLHGDLWWGNIIATPSEVFLIDWELGDGDYLEDLAKLRQMFDYSHVPDGLRSFWRGERRPRLVDDFFEGLLEQYIQFDTDIMKRAPFYVLLYGIWRLRAMEIQNSKRDLENRVGWYVQDCLKFSA